From Chelatococcus sp. HY11, the proteins below share one genomic window:
- a CDS encoding VOC family protein, translated as MPSGPFAHVCLLVHDLDKAIDDWTQILEVLDPDQLKKRIVKYDSFGGGEDAGLRWACFVADHGTEIQLMQPAPNTPLYDRLQQRGEHVHHLCFTTKNVPGALDQLEAKGIKIPTKELFYGDEEEWQKWGWASAKSAHGVLIEIASPYKSDNDGRWHPVGSAGK; from the coding sequence ATGCCGTCTGGTCCGTTTGCTCATGTCTGCCTTCTTGTCCACGATCTCGATAAAGCGATCGATGATTGGACTCAAATCCTCGAAGTGCTAGACCCTGACCAGCTCAAGAAGCGAATCGTGAAATACGACTCCTTCGGTGGCGGCGAAGATGCCGGCCTGCGGTGGGCATGCTTTGTAGCGGATCACGGCACCGAGATCCAGTTGATGCAGCCGGCTCCAAACACTCCGTTATACGATCGCTTGCAGCAGCGGGGTGAGCATGTGCATCATTTGTGCTTCACGACCAAGAACGTCCCGGGGGCCTTGGACCAACTCGAGGCGAAGGGAATTAAGATCCCAACGAAGGAACTGTTCTACGGCGATGAAGAGGAATGGCAAAAGTGGGGATGGGCATCTGCAAAGAGCGCACATGGTGTTTTGATCGAGATCGCATCGCCATATAAATCCGACAACGATGGCCGCTGGCATCCCGTTGGGAGCGCCGGAAAATGA